AGCAGGACCTGCGCGACCCCGAGCGGGACGCCCAGCAGCGCGGCGACCTCGGCGACCGACCGCGGCTCGCGGCACAGCTCCCGGATCCGGGTGTGGTCGAGCGGTTCGCCGGCGCGGCCGGGACCGGTGGCCGTGATCAACGCCTCGACGGCGAAGCTCACCCCGGCACGGGTGCGGCCGCCGGTCAGGACGTAGGGCCGGACGATCGTGTACGGCGACGGCTCCTCGACGGCGTCGGGGACGCCGGGGGCCGGCGCGGCGGGTGGTGCGGGGACCGGCGCCGCAGGGACCGGCGCTGCGGGGACCGGGACGGCGGCCGGCGGGGCGGCGGGGGCCGGGGCCGCCTCGGGCGGCCGGGCCTGCTCCCGGCGCCGCCGCGACGAGCCGCCGAAGCGGGCGCCCGTGAGTCCGACCGGGGCGTCGTCGACGGCATCGGCGCCGACCGGGGGCAGCGGCGCCCGGGCGGGCTCCGGCCGCTTCTCCCGGCGCTTGCGCGAGGCCCCGCCGAACCGGGCACCGGTGAGCCCGATCTCGGGGCCGGTGTCGTCGGGGTGCACGGGCATGCCGGGACCCTGACCGGGCCGTGTGACGAACGTGTTGCCTCCCCGTTCCACGGTCATGACGACACGGTACTGCGCGCCGATCCACCCGATCCGGTGGCCGCGCCGCCACCGGGCTACCCACGGTGACCCCGCGTAACCTGAGCGCCATGAGCCGTCCGGCCCGCGCCTGGCACGCGACCAGCGCCCTGGTGG
This sequence is a window from Pseudonocardia petroleophila. Protein-coding genes within it:
- a CDS encoding DUF742 domain-containing protein gives rise to the protein MTVERGGNTFVTRPGQGPGMPVHPDDTGPEIGLTGARFGGASRKRREKRPEPARAPLPPVGADAVDDAPVGLTGARFGGSSRRRREQARPPEAAPAPAAPPAAVPVPAAPVPAAPVPAPPAAPAPGVPDAVEEPSPYTIVRPYVLTGGRTRAGVSFAVEALITATGPGRAGEPLDHTRIRELCREPRSVAEVAALLGVPLGVAQVLLGDMLGAGAVQVHRAADAGGPDLALMERVLAGLRRL